The Spea bombifrons isolate aSpeBom1 chromosome 4, aSpeBom1.2.pri, whole genome shotgun sequence genome segment tgacacagacaggagggggactatggggcacggagtctgtccctcccaccgcagggtgacacagacaggaggggggctatggggcacagagtctgtccctcccacctcagggtgacacagacaggagggggctatggagcacagagtctgtccctcccaccaCAGGGTGACAGACAGAAGGATATGTAGGACTGTGTCTCCCGGTCTGTGCGGTCGCATTACTTCTAACCTTTCTATCATTGTGTTTAGGAGTTCCTGCGCATGCCGTTTTGTTTGGGCATTATCGGTGGGAAACCCAAACATTCTCTGTATTTCATTGGTTACCAAGGTTAGTATGGATGTGAAATGAATCCTTATTATTATATGGCGCATGCTGCATGTTATCGGTGCGTTGAGAACCTCTTTGAAACAggtgggtttattcactaaggggagagttcataatgaatagtgaagtgagggagtcgAAGCCACGTCTGTCCCTTTAGTGAAGTAACCAATGATTCATAAGAGCTCTGCCTTTCCAGATAATCATTTGTTGTACCTGGACCCTCATTACTGTCAGCCGTACGTCGATACCGGCAAGGAGGAATTTCCTCTCGAGGTAAACTTCTGTTACGGGGAGTCCTGGGTGTCCTGTGGTCGGCGTCCGGCCAGCTGTCCTGTTTTAACACATGTCCTGTTTTTTATCCAGTCCTTCCACTGTAATTCCCCTCGCAAAATGTCCATCACCAGAATGGATCCCAGCTGCACCTTTGCTTTCTACGCCCGAAACCAGAGCGCGTTCTGTGCCCTCTGTGACCATCTAAAGGAGGTAAATCCTACAATCACCGAGCGTTCATTCAGAAGGCTTCCGTCTCCTCGGACGTCTCACCCGTCTCCTCTCCTCCGCAGGTGCTGAGCTCCCCGTCGGCGGAGGAGAAATATCCCGTGTTCAGCATTTCGGACGGACAGGCTCAGGAATACGGCGGTACGGACCGGCCGCAGGGCTCCCGCGCACCACCCCGCGGACCGCCTCGCACCAACAGGACGGGAATGGCCAAGAGGCCCAGCTCAGATGAGTTTGAGTTCCTGTAAGCGGGGGTTGTCTCTCTGTGCCGGACGGACTCGCGGTATAACCCGTCCAAAGCACTATTTCTGTTACTTGAAACAGTGTGGGGCCCAATCGAGAAGGACATTGGTGTCTAGAAGTCCAGGCTTTAAAGAGTTAACCGCTATAAAATAAGAAGTATAGCGTTGGACCgtgttagccatagaaagagaCAAAGCGAACTTGGTAAAGATCCCTTTTATTGGCTGACGAGAAAAtcaaggtctcttcttcaggtatcAAGTGCCTGAAGAAACTACCTAGATAGCCTTCAGAGCTTGCACTCCGTTATACGTCAGCTacccaataaaggtatcatctttaccgaATTTGCTTCctctctttaaaataaaaaccagcTTCAGAGGAGTAAAGCGTATTTGGGTTTCTCCTTAAATACAGTGACATCTTATATAAAAAGTTTAGAGCTTCGGTTACCTCCCTGTCGGGGATTAGTCCCAGCCGTCGCATTACAATTGCCGAGGGAGTTTTTTTTAGTAcagaaaagggttaatttgcCCCATGAAACCCATTAGACTTGgttcaataaatgtatttaaggaGGAAACAAATACCAGCTGCGTTCTTCTATTTACTGATGAACCAACAAGAGACTTTTCAGCTTTTGGCTCTGAACCGTATACTCAGTTTTGTGTTTATGGTGGTCCCGCAGGACCTGCGTCCCACCCTGGAGGACGAGTCCGGCGGAGACGTCTAGCGCAGCATAGATACCCTTCGTGTGAATGAGTTGTTTGAAAAGCAGGTCTCTGATTGCCCCGACTGGCGAAACCAGGGAGCTTATGGCCGTTAACAAGGGAGAGGGGCTGCCTAGCGGACCTAGGCCAGTATATGCCATTGGGAGGTGATCAAAGTCACCAGCAGCTTATCCAATCGCCTGGCTTACCCGGTGCGGAAAGCAAAAGCCTACCGATGgggtattatttgtatttaatgctAATAACCTTATTTTAGTTCCTTTTCAGATTCAGGGCACCCTTTTAACATATAACGGTACAGTCACTAAATGCAGAGAAGGCCTCCTCCGTTCCCCAGAACACATCCAATTGgcttttctatttatatatatttttttttattcttgaatataataaaaatgacagaTGAGGGCTCAGGAATGGCAGCTAGAGCTCCACGTGATGGGAGTCACCCTTTGACTTTGTACTCATTGACAGCAGGGGGCGCTATTCTCGCATGTATTGAGTATAACGGAGCCCCCTCTGCTGCTGTCGAAGCTCTGAATACAATACACTGGAAtacatgtctgtctgtctgttttaAATCAGGAGAAAACAGTAACGAAATCTGTATATtcggaaaatgttttatttatgtaaggAAATAAACCTTTTTAAACCGGCGGTTTGTTAAAATGTTCCCTGTGTATATCTGGGCGCATCCTGAATGGTGAATACAAAGATAGCAGTGGTTACTAGGCCCTTCGCAGAGTCCGCGTGTCCCGCAGCGCTTAGTCCTCCTTGGCGCTCTGGTTCTTGCTCTGCTTCTCTCTCatcttcctcctttctcttcCCAGCTGTCTGTATCGCAGCCGCTTGGGGTTCAGGCCGTAGGCGCGCAGCCTCTGTCCGCTGAACTCCCGGCCTCCGAGCCTCACCTTGCTGCCCAACaacctccctcccttccttgaCACTTTCCGCCTCTTTTCTTTTGGGGATCGGGTAGCCCCGGCTTCCTTGggctctgtctgtctgtccttcTCTGGTAACTGTCTCTTTACGCCCTGCTTTGTAGTATCTGGCTCCAGGGCAGGGGCCACCACCGGCCCCGAGTTCTGCACCTTGTCTGCTGTAACCCCGTGGCCCTCGGCCGGTGTTCTGCTCTGCGCTTGGCTCTCGGCGCCCTCTGAGGGAGGATTCTTCGCAGACTCCTCGTTGTGTAGCGCGCTGTTTCCGGTTTCTTTCTCGCTTGCTTCGCTCTCCCCCGGTTGCTGATTCTTTAGTTTTTCTCTGCGTTTCTTTCCTACTTTGGGCTTTGAGGATGTTGCCGATTCAGGTGTTTCCTCGCTGAAATAAATGTGTAACGTTTAGGGTCCagaatgaatacatttatttatatagtgctaacAGATGATGTGGCGCTGTTACGATGGGGAAAAGGTTTGACACTTTAAAATGATTAGAGATCAAAACCTATATATAGACAGTGCAGGTGGGTAACCTGTATAACGTAAAATAACTCACCTCTGAGTCAGAGATTTGAGGATCTGCTGCTTCTTCCACATGTTCTGGGCTTTCTGGGTGTAAATGTTCTGATCGTGGCTCTCCTCCTTCTCTGACCTGAGACATAGAGAAGCGCATCTGTCACCGGCCCCAAAGTATCGCAACCCGGCTGCCGGCAGAGCCGCTCACGAGGCCGCCCGAATATCAAAAACAAACCGTGAGTGCTCACCTGTACATGCAGGTCTTCCTTAGGGAACACCAGCGGTTCAGCTCCTTGTCATCGGCTGCCAGGACCTGAAGGGAGGgcagaaagaagaaataaatgcGAATGCCAGACGAATTGTATAGCCTCATAATGTGAACGTCCCTACTGGATACAGATCCTGCTGACTGACGGGagtcggcagcacctgctgtcGGGATTGTTGTTATTCACGTCTACACATCGCTGTGTCGAAGGATTACAACCAAACAGGTGAGCGGTTGTTGTGATGTATGGAGGAGCGTGGATATATCACCCTGATCCACGGTATATATACCACCACCCACGCATAACTAAGCCGTACGTACCTCCTCGGTGGTCAGTCCAAAGTCGCAGGGCAACACCTGACGGTATTTAAATCGGCACGGCAGATCATCAATAATATCCTCGTAATCCAGCCGATAATACTCGTCCAGATACTGCTGGAATGTtttatcatctgcaaaaagggACGTCATCAAACTTACTGCGCGCTTATCCCATGAAACCCTTCAGAGAAGATTCAGGGCATTTAAAAGTGATCCGCGCATGGCGTTAACCACAGCGGAGGCGATATCTTTAAAATAGAGCATTTAGCCCAAGAACACCCCCCTATGGGTTACCTTTTGgcggtgaatatatatatacgcatacTGGACTTTTCAGATAGATGGACCATCAGCCAAGGCCAATTTCAGGGGGTGGAAACTACCACAGTCCTGACAACTcacgctttagtgaatagacccctggAGGAGTAAATGCCAGGTAGTCGTTTGAAGACCATCTCACCTGGGTTGAAGACTGGTTTTTCTTTGCTCACGACTTCTGCAAATCTggatttcctcttcttcttcccgcCTTTCTCCATCTCCATGCGGAGTTTCTTCCGCTCCTTGCGTGACGGTTGGTGAGGGGCGTTGGGGTCATAGTCGGCATCCATCTGGTGGAAGATGGTGATCACAACTTAGCGTGGAACACTGGTCtgctaaatgttattattaactTCTATGTTGGCCTATGTGCCAACATTCATTtctaaaagataataaacagAACGCAGAGGGAGTGGGGTGACGAGGGGAAAGGAGCCGTACCACAAAGTCAGGGTCTTCACAGTGAATCTGGAGGTCTTCCTCTCCCCCCCACTCCTGGCTGTTTGTGGCATCTTCTTCTTCCGCTCCTGTCCAGGTGTCCCAGTTCCAATCATCTGTGACACGGGAGAAAAGGTAAATGAGCCCAAATATAAGAAAGAGAGGAGCAAACAGACCGGGGAGGGCAGCAGACGATGGGTATGGAAACGCTCACCTTCCAATCCTTCTTCATCCTCAAAATGTGGTTTCTGTTCCTCTTCTAACCCATAGTAGTCATCCCCAAAGCATTTCTATCCAACAGAAGATGGTAGTTGAGAAGACTGTAGTCAGTACGGTGCTCACCCAAACCTACTGCCCAAATACCAGCTGGTACAACCCATCCTCACCGCCATGATCTGGTCATGCTTCTCGGGGTCAAAGTCCTCCAGGAGGTCTTCTTCGCTCACACCCAACGCTCGTTCTCCGGTCAACTCCCGGAGCTTCTCCAGTCTGTCCCACACCTCCTTCCTTTTTAAGTTCTTCAGCTGCTTCAGCTCCTCttgtttcttctctttttcctgAAGTTGAGATAAAGTAAGAGCTTAGTCCCGATATCCTTCATGTTGGAGCTATGCTGGCATCACAACCATTCCATTCATATAAATATGTACATCTTCACTAAGAGATTAATAACAGTGACTGAACTTGGTACGCATGCGGCCCTATCGGCCACCGGCCTGCCAGGCATTTGCCAAGTGTGCCAGaggcatggggtaggcataaggctatcctgacTCTATCACAAAATCAAGGACCAAGTAAGTTCTACGGGATAAGGAGGGCAGAGACATGGACTGAACTAAATTCCAAATGCCAGATGTTTCTACAAAAATGTGATGTCAGAATAACAGTTTGTGACATAATTCACTGCCTTTCCCTGTTCCTaccttcttctttctctcttttgtctcctctctcttcttcttcctgcgGTCATCCTTCTGTCTCACGGACTGTGCGATGGTCCTGGGGAAAGTTTTTATCTGGAGGAAAGGCAGACGTGTCAATCATATGAAGATacatactggggggggggtgttaggcACTGGGGCTGAAAAACGTAAATCCCCTTAAAAGACATATTATAccccaaaataaaagaaagaaaggcgtGAGACAAACAGCACTAGATAGCCGTGCGCGGCGCGCATAAAAAGGGCCGTCGGGGGGGGGTCGTGTACGCACCAAATCCGAATCCGGCTCTTCAAAACGAAAGTTGTATTTTCTCTCGAAATCTTCCTGTTTCTTTAGGAAAAGTTCCCCCTCATCCTCAGAATCGGAAACATGCGGAGCTTCCTCCAGAGCAGGAGCGCTGAGCGAGCGACGGAACTCGGTGTTATTACAGAAACAACTACTCGCCATCACTATACAGAGCAGGGAGATGCTTCTCTTCTCTAGTGCTGGGGGAGATCGGGCGATACCCGGCTGTATTTTAGTGTCATTTATGGTTAGTGGTTCGTTTTGTGGGGGATATCCCAGTGTCTCTTAGTTTCTATGTGTTACATTAAGTTCTTATAGGAAGCGTACATACGGCACCTGTCGGCTAGGTAGGATAGAGGGTAGGGGGTAGGATAGAGGGTAGGGGGTAGTGGAGCTCCTACGAGCATTTACATCCTTTGACAATATTGGTTGGGGGAAGTTGCTTCCTGACCCTCAGATTTTGTATTGTTCATGATAAATGCTCAGTATCACTATACAGCGCAACATTTTCATTATGGATGTATCGCTCACCATTCGTCCTCTTCGTCGGAATCCTCTTCTATATACTCCTTATTCAGGATATAATCCCGCAGGAATTTCTCCCCTTCGTCCAGAGCCGGATTAGACCAGTAATCTTTAAGGTAATTCTGTGTTCAGAGAACAGCGATGTCATTCCATTGCCGATCCTGAACGGACCCTTACACCATAACACGGAAACCCCCGAAACGCATCAAACTACCCCAATGCAGCCTCTACACCCCGGCGGTGCCCTGCTGAGCTCTCTCCACGAACCCTGCAGTCACCGGACTCACCAACTCCTTGACGTCTTCTTTGTCTTCTAAGTCCTTCTGACCTTTTAACCACGCGAGATATTCTTCCTCCTCTTGTTCCTGTGAAACGTAATTAAGACGTATTAAGATAACCCCATGAACCGGGCGGAATGCCGTGTGTCACTCGCACGCGGCTTACCTGCTCCTTCTTGCTTTTAAGGCGCTTTGTTAGCAGGTTTGCTGTGCTCTCCTCGTTTTCATCACCATCGCTCTCCTCGACAAACTGGCGAAAGCTGCAAATCACGAATCAAAACCAAACCGTTATCTTTGCGACTCTGACCCTCCGTCTACTAGAGATGTACTCGTCCAGGTCATACTGGACATCCGGGCAAATGCCCTGTGGCCCGATGCCAAGCGGCGCTTGGTCAGTTACCACTCCACCGCAGATCCACCTCTCGCATCATTTATCTGCCTCCGGCCCATTTAATGCCCAGTCCGGCCCACAGTTCAATCCGCATTGTTTGTTAGCTGTAATGTTCCGAGGGCATCAGATGCCGTGCCCGTGACTCTCACCTCTCTTTGATCTGTTTTTGTTCCTCCAGGTACGTTGGAGAACGAGCTCTCtgtgggagagaaaaaaaaatggttttaattactatttagaaaaaaaaaacattctgccggTCAATAAATACGAATGGGGAGGACAAACAGGTTGACATACAGTGAGAAGTCACAACGGGTCGTGGTAACAACTGCAGTCTCAAAACCTGTCCTCAAGTCACACGAAGAGTCAAGGACTCAGGAACTACCTTCTCGATGTCCTGCACAACTCGAGTGCTTTAAGCGAGGTTCTGATCTAGACATCAGATCATGGTGCCCCCCCGTGGGGCTGACCCTCTAAACGGGTCACTGCCGTTAGGTTTTGTTCTAATAACTCATCTCTTTCCAATACGATTTACCTGATCGTTTATGAAGTTGTCCTCTTCATCTGACTCTTCTTCATCCtcatatttactttaaaaaaaaaaaaaaaggaaatcatgtTTTTTCCACTTCTGGGTCAATTATAtgagacaaaataaaatttagaaAGTATCCagatctttactttttttttaaaatgtagcaaCAAAACCCAACCCAAATCTGTCCAGATCAACAGCAGATGGTGGGCTGCTCTACTCCACCATCACAGCACTGAGGCTCCTGACTCGTGCAGCCGTGGAAGGTGAGTATGGGACACCCCAGAGGTGGCAGTGAGGTTTGGTACCCAGGAAAAGGGAATTTGGAAACCACCGCAGCCCGGAAGCACCAACCGCCTGCAAAACCACAGCCACCGGAATCATGCCATGAAGAACCAATTGGAGTGGGGCCTGGAATCTGGTATAATAGGGGACGAGGTGTAGGAGACACGTGACTACCGGTTTTGGTGGGTTGCCCAGAGGAGGACAACCGGTGGATAATTCTAGAGTCTCGGGGAGGAGTAAAGGAAGCATATAAATGGAGAAGCCTCCAGCCAACTCTACGGCACGGTTGAGCGCCGACTGTTCTTGGTGCGTTCGCCAGACCCTCCATCGCTTGCTTTGTACTCCTTACCCTCCTTTTTCGAGGATAACTTTCCGCTCGTAGTCTTTCAGGTACATCGGCTTCTCTTTGGAGGATTTACCCTGTTTGACAGCCGGTGAGCCTAGAAAACAACAACAGGCAATGACTTCATACTGCGACGGCCAACACAGGGCTTATTAACCGCGTTTGGTTTATGCAGACGATAAACTGCGGGCCGGTTAGAGGAGATCGGCGGTCTTCCCAGTTTTATACGTTGGTTGGCTGGTCAGATACCACAAGCcaaaaatcttactttttacaaaAGTACTGATTTCTGTAACTATTTCTACCTACTTTGATTATTTATGATGCCAAATCTCACCTTCTTCGGTGTAAAAGGTAACATCCTCCTGGTATATTTTGGGATCCTTCTTCTTGAGCAGAGAAAGAGTTCGATAGAAGTCTTTATCCAACGCGGGGTCAATCGTCTAAAGAAAAAGCAGCAGATGTTACCTTCAACTATCTGTACATGCAGGAAAGAGGGCATGGATTCAACACGGggtgacagacaggagggggctatggggcacggagtctgtcccccccaccgcagggtgacagacaggagggggctatggggcacggagtctgcccctcccaccgcagggtgacacagacaggagggggctatggggcacggagtctgtccctcccaccgcagggtgacagacaggagggggctatggggcacggagtctgcccctcccaccgcagggtgacagacaggaaggggctatggggcacggagtctgcccctcccaccgcagggtgacacagtCTGTCAGATCCGTTATACTTACTGGCTCTTCCTCGTCTGACTCTGAGCTCGAGTTATCGCTGTTATCTTCTGTGTCTCCATAACGATCTTTAACTAGAAGGACAAACAAGACAAGAACTCAGCGATAATTCCAGTTAAACTCAGACGTTCTAAACAACCAGAAAACAACCCATTCCTTGACCCAGGAGCAGGCGTTTCTTCGCTCGCCCAACGCGGGCGCTCTACATACTCCGACCTGCAGCGTGGGGGCGTCACAGCTCCTCGCCCGTGGGGTTACCCGATGGCTACTTGAGCCATTCAGTGATAATTTATACATATCGGGCCTTCGTTACAATCCCGGTATCCCCGCAGGGTACAGTCTGATGCAGTCGTTTACAGAAGTCCTCTGGCCAGCAGAATATGACggcattttgtatttattaaacccCCCGCTCCGCTCACTTGGGCAGGATGAGGAATCTGTTTTGTGGCCCCGCAGTGAGCATGCAGTATATAGCGTTCTCTACTGACAGCTGGTGCTGGTCATCAACATTTCCAGCAGGACAAGCAAGCCTTTTATGTGTTGAATATAttgtgctgccctgcagtatgtgggatgtataaccaAGCAATGTCTCCCCACACAGAGCAAGCAGCGGTGTCCAGAAATACCAGCGGGGCCACCCTG includes the following:
- the KRI1 gene encoding protein KRI1 homolog, with protein sequence MAELKINRKFAERYDRYREKEELQRLKDRYGDTEDNSDNSSSESDEEEPTIDPALDKDFYRTLSLLKKKDPKIYQEDVTFYTEEGSPAVKQGKSSKEKPMYLKDYERKVILEKGGKYEDEEESDEEDNFINDQRARSPTYLEEQKQIKESFRQFVEESDGDENEESTANLLTKRLKSKKEQEQEEEEYLAWLKGQKDLEDKEDVKELNYLKDYWSNPALDEGEKFLRDYILNKEYIEEDSDEEDECAPALEEAPHVSDSEDEGELFLKKQEDFERKYNFRFEEPDSDLIKTFPRTIAQSVRQKDDRRKKKREETKERKKKEKEKKQEELKQLKNLKRKEVWDRLEKLRELTGERALGVSEEDLLEDFDPEKHDQIMAKCFGDDYYGLEEEQKPHFEDEEGLEDDWNWDTWTGAEEEDATNSQEWGGEEDLQIHCEDPDFVMDADYDPNAPHQPSRKERKKLRMEMEKGGKKKRKSRFAEVVSKEKPVFNPDDKTFQQYLDEYYRLDYEDIIDDLPCRFKYRQVLPCDFGLTTEEVLAADDKELNRWCSLRKTCMYRSEKEESHDQNIYTQKAQNMWKKQQILKSLTQSEETPESATSSKPKVGKKRREKLKNQQPGESEASEKETGNSALHNEESAKNPPSEGAESQAQSRTPAEGHGVTADKVQNSGPVVAPALEPDTTKQGVKRQLPEKDRQTEPKEAGATRSPKEKRRKVSRKGGRLLGSKVRLGGREFSGQRLRAYGLNPKRLRYRQLGRERRKMREKQSKNQSAKED